In one Aricia agestis chromosome 21, ilAriAges1.1, whole genome shotgun sequence genomic region, the following are encoded:
- the LOC121737799 gene encoding translocator protein-like isoform X2, whose product MDSVQSFIETRDIAMVNWSMLGSIVLPNVGGWANGLYFAGQIRKGDEKSWYDNLNKPSWNPPKWVFGPAWTVLYCSMGYASYLVLEDCGGFTEQAILPMTLYGTQLALNWSWTPIFFGMKDFKLAFIEISVLSGAAVATTISFFSVNQTAGALMLPYLAWLGYASSLSYYIWKNNPKDEKKN is encoded by the exons ATGGATTCTGTACAAAGTTTCATAGAAACAAG AGACATCGCAATGGTGAACTGGTCAATGCTAGGATCCATTGTTCTGCCCAACGTTGGGGGGTGGGCAAATGGTTTATACTTTGCTGGGCAAATCAGGAAGGGAGATGAGAAGAGCTGGTACGATAACCTGAACAAGCCTAGCTGGAACCCACCGAAATGGGTGTTCGGGCCCGCCTGGACGGTGCTGTACTGCTCCATGGGATATGCCTCGTATCTGGTGTTGGAAGACTGTGGTGGTTTTACTG AGCAAGCAATCCTGCCGATGACTTTATACGGAACCCAGCTGGCTCTCAACTGGAGTTGGACACCCATATTCTTTGGAATGAAAGACTTTAAACTG GCGTTCATTGAGATCTCCGTGCTCTCCGGGGCAGCGGTGGCCACCACCATCTCTTTCTTCTCCGTCAACCAGACTGCAGGAGCTTTGATGCTGCCCTACCTCGCTTGGCTGGGCTACGCTAGCTCCCTCAGCTACTACATATGGAAGAACAACCCTAAAGATGAGAAGAAGAATTAA
- the LOC121737799 gene encoding translocator protein-like isoform X1, with protein sequence MVNWSMLGSIVLPNVGGWANGLYFAGQIRKGDEKSWYDNLNKPSWNPPKWVFGPAWTVLYCSMGYASYLVLEDCGGFTEQAILPMTLYGTQLALNWSWTPIFFGMKDFKLAFIEISVLSGAAVATTISFFSVNQTAGALMLPYLAWLGYASSLSYYIWKNNPKDEKKN encoded by the exons ATGGTGAACTGGTCAATGCTAGGATCCATTGTTCTGCCCAACGTTGGGGGGTGGGCAAATGGTTTATACTTTGCTGGGCAAATCAGGAAGGGAGATGAGAAGAGCTGGTACGATAACCTGAACAAGCCTAGCTGGAACCCACCGAAATGGGTGTTCGGGCCCGCCTGGACGGTGCTGTACTGCTCCATGGGATATGCCTCGTATCTGGTGTTGGAAGACTGTGGTGGTTTTACTG AGCAAGCAATCCTGCCGATGACTTTATACGGAACCCAGCTGGCTCTCAACTGGAGTTGGACACCCATATTCTTTGGAATGAAAGACTTTAAACTG GCGTTCATTGAGATCTCCGTGCTCTCCGGGGCAGCGGTGGCCACCACCATCTCTTTCTTCTCCGTCAACCAGACTGCAGGAGCTTTGATGCTGCCCTACCTCGCTTGGCTGGGCTACGCTAGCTCCCTCAGCTACTACATATGGAAGAACAACCCTAAAGATGAGAAGAAGAATTAA
- the LOC121737801 gene encoding translocator protein-like: MFNWNLIGSIILPNIGGWAGAITTAGQMKNENGTAWYQTLEKPSWNPPNWLFGPAWTVLYCGMGFASYLVWRDCGGFTKKSILPLVLYGGQLVLNWTWTPVFFRLHQIGLALIHIFLLDAAAAACTASFIAVNKNTAYFMVPYLAWLCFATTLNYSIWQLNKDDGENYK; the protein is encoded by the exons ATGTTCAACTGGAATCTAATTGGAAGTATCATATTGCCAAATATCGGCGGATGGGCAGGCGCTATTACCACGGCTGGTCAGATGAAAAACGAAAATGGTACCGCTTGGTACCAAACCTTAGAGAAACCGAGTTGGAACCCGCCCAACTGGCTGTTTGGACCAGCGTGGACCGTCTTGTACTGTGGTATGGGCTTCGCGTCTTACTTGGTCTGGAGAGACTGTGGAGGTTTCACAA AAAAATCAATACTACCATTGGTTTTATATGGTGGCCAACTTGTCCTGAACTGGACGTGGACACCTGTGTTCTTCAGATTGCATCAGATTGGCTTG GCGTTAATTCACATATTCCTGTTAGACGCGGCGGCTGCAGCGTGCACGGCTAGCTTCATAGCGGTCAACAAAAACACAGCTTACTTCATGGTGCCTTACCTAGCCTGGCTTTGCTTTGCCACCACTCTAAACTACTCCATATGGCAATTGAACAAGGATGATGGCGAGAATTATAAATAA